The following proteins are encoded in a genomic region of Phragmites australis chromosome 9, lpPhrAust1.1, whole genome shotgun sequence:
- the LOC133927973 gene encoding uncharacterized protein LOC133927973: protein MDEIKENPRAWKWLSDIDSKHWSRHKFSTNAKTDLVVNNISESYNAWILEAREEPMCTMMEHNRTKLMESISIKRDGAERDTWVIPPNYKKRLELEKKFASIFKVVCAGRGIWQVTCKDSQYVVDLDSRKCGYYKWDVTGVPCCHAIAAIHQFKHKPEDYISPYFTREKNIAAYEGMIMPIPDKTQWLKTDFHEVDPPLYHAQPGRLRKKRVKAQREPHVPERASKKASIRCSNYHTYGHNVKGCGLPIRPDWEARKGAKFTRHVSTSISRWISAKAANKSNSSRIKE, encoded by the exons ATGGATGAGATAAAGGAGAATCCTAGAGCATGGAAATGGTTGAGTGATATTGATAGCAAGCACTGGTCAAGGCACAAATTTAGCACTAATGCTAAGACAGATTTGGTTGTTAACAATATTAGTGAGTCATATAATGCTTGGATACTAGAGGCTAGAGAAGAACCTATGTGCACAATGATGGAGCATAATAGAACAAAGTTGATGGAGTCTATTAGCATCAAAAGGGATGGTGCAGAAAGAGATACATGGGTTATACCTCCAAACTACAAGAAAAGGCTTGAGCTGGAGAAGAAATTTGCTTCAATTTTCAAGGTTGTGTGTGCTGGACGTGGCATTTGGCAAGTCACTTGTAAAGATAGCCAATATGTTGTTGATCTGGACAGCCGCAAGTGTGGGTACTACAAGTGGGATGTCACGGGAGTCCCATGCTGCCATGCTATTGCAGCTATACATCAGTTCAAGCACAAGCCTGAAGATTACATTTCACCATACTTTACTAGGGAGAAAAACATAGCTGCCTATGAGGGGATGATCATGCCTATCCCTGACAAGACACAATGGTTGAAGACAGATTTCCATGAAGTAGATCCACCACTATACCATGCACAACCAGGAAGGCTAAGGAAGAAGAGAGTTAAGGCTCAACGTGAACCTCATGTTCCTGAGAGGGCTTCAAAGAAAGCATCAATTAGATGTTCTAACTACCATACTTATGGTCACAACGTCAAGGGATGTGGTCTGCCAATTAGGCCAGATTGGGAGGCTAGGAAGGGAGCAAAGTTTACCAGG CATGTCTCAACCTCAATCAGCCGATGGATCTCAGCCAAGGCAGCCAACAAAAGCAACTCGTCGAGGATCAAAGAGTAG
- the LOC133928591 gene encoding zinc transporter 7-like: MALAGFRRNVGQFLISSNELMAASLSTASCADKMEQAEEAGCQDDAAALRLKAVAMAVILVAGVLGVGLPLAGRKRRALRTDSTAFQAAKAFAAGVILATGFVHMLHDAERALSNPCLPAAPWRRFPFPGFVAMAAALSTLVLDFLATRFYESKHRDEAARAKAAAAAALAASSASDEDITVVTVTEDEHKAPLLQTHCHGHGQNHNHAPELVQVEGSEAELSEHVRSVVVSQILEMGIVSHSVIIGLSLGVSRSPCTIRPLVAALAFHQFFEGFALGGCIAQAQLKTLSAALMASFFAITTPAGIAAGAAVASFYNPNSPRALVVEGILDSVSAGILIYMSLVDLIATDFLGGKMTGSLLQQAMAYIALFLGALSMSSLAIWA, encoded by the exons ATGGCTCTCGCCGGCTTCCGCCGGAACGTCGGCCAGTTCTTGATTAGCAGCAATG AGCTTATGGCAGCGTCGCTGTCGACGGCGAGCTGCGCGGACAAGATGGAGCAGGCGGAGGAGGCCGGGTGCCAGGACGACGCAGCGGCTCTGCGGCTGAAGGCGGTGGCCATGGCGGTGATACTGGTGGCCGGGGTCCTTGGGGTGGGCCTCCCGCTGGCGGGGCGgaagcggcgtgcgctgcggacGGACAGCACCGCTTTCCAGGCGGCCAAGGCGTTCGCGGCCGGGGTCATCCTGGCAACGGGGTTCGTCCACATGCTCCACGACGCCGAGCGCGCGCTCTCCAACCCCTGCCTCCCCGCTGCGCCGTGGCGCCGGTTCCCGTTCCCCGGGTTCGTCGCCATGGCCGCGGCACTCTCCACCCTGGTGCTCGATTTCTTGGCCACCAGGTTCTACGAGAGCAAGCACCGCGACGAGGCTGCGCGCGCCAAGGCGGCCGCGGCTGCCGCGCTTGCTGCCTCCTCTGCGAGCGACGAGGACATCACCGTGGTCACTGTCACTGAGGACGAGCACAAGGCGCCGCTCTTGCAAACGCACTGCCACGGCCACGGCCAGAACCACAACCATGCGCCCGAGCTAGTGCAAGTAGAGGGCAGCGAGGCAGAGCTGTCGGAGCACGTGCGGTCCGTTGTTGTGTCACAG ATACTGGAGATGGGGATCGTGTCGCACTCCGTGATCATAGGGTTGTCACTGGGAGTGTCACGGAGCCCATGCACAATCAGGCCGCTTGTCGCAGCACTTGCATTCCACCAGTTCTTCGAGGGGTTTGCACTTGGCGGGTGCATTGCTCAG GCACAACTGAAGACCCTTTCGGCAGCTCTAATGGCATCCTTCTTTGCCATTACAACACCGGCAGGGATAGCTGCCGGTGCAGCTGTGGCCTCATTCTACAATCCCAATAGCCCGAGGGCTCTTGTGGTGGAGGGCATTCTTGACTCCGTGTCAGCCGGCATCCTCATATACATGTCGCTAGTGGATCTCATTGCCACCGACTTCTTGGGTGGAAAGATGACAGGTTCCTTGCTCCAGCAAGCAATGGCATACATTGCCCTGTTCCTTGGTGCACTCTCCATGTCATCACTCGCAATATGGGCTTGA